In a single window of the Phocoena sinus isolate mPhoSin1 chromosome 7, mPhoSin1.pri, whole genome shotgun sequence genome:
- the CAPN10 gene encoding calpain-10 isoform X3, whose protein sequence is MRAPARELFRDAAFPASDSSLFSSFSTPLAQFREEITWRRPQEICAAPQLFADRAQEGQVKQGLLGDCWFLCACAALQKSQHLLDQVFPPGQPSWLDQTYRGSFTCRVWQFGRWVEVTIDDRLPCLAGRLCFSRCQREDVFWLPLLEKVYAKVYGSYEHLWAGQVADALVDLTGGLAERWNLKDMAGTSGQQDRPRGAERRTCRQLLSLKDRCLLSCSVLRPRTGTRALGEFHAFIVSDLRELRGRAGQSIVLLRIQNPWGRRCWQGPWREGGEGWNRVESEAQSELLSQLQEGEFWVEEDEFLREFDEVTIGFPISEAGHLQSLCSGRALCHTQELPGAWVKGQSAGGCRNYSGFPSNPKFWLRVCEPSEVYMAVLQRPQLRTAGRPGRDYQAVGLHIWKVEKRRVSLPKALSAPPVAGTACHAYDREVHLRCELAPGYYLAVPSTFLKDMPGRFLLRVFSSGRVCLSAIQPAAAQSAAPREALPVGEWETVRLRGSWRVGRTAGGSRNFASYPTNPRFPLSVPEGAGPRCVRITLRQHCRDREVAIGFHVFQAGAPAPGRPGGVSRVRERGPPGSVRIIQSHARLISRFPKVHSSLGVTAQLRQPLVHSPGLRTTGHLCPELPPALHLQPGGPTGRRGCRCPAGAALKPRESSPPQTPGLSLEPARAWALGTSREGTEGRPTPAETRWTVAPPSEGLLIRKTRQSWGWELRARPRCGAESQAVGGWGGLRELGEVCRLPLQRRGCLPGSRGPEALPTGGRRPWRPGEGQGVTNAAPSAFPGLSQLFLSRHVNGMHLADV, encoded by the exons ATGCGGGCGCCGGCCAGGGAGCTCTTCCGGGACGCTGCCTTCCCGGCTTCTGACTCCTCGCTCTTCTCCAGCTTCTCCACGCCGCTGGCCCAGTTCCGGGAGGAAATCACGTGGAGGCGGCCCCAG gaaATCTGTGCCGCGCCCCAGCTGTTTGCAGATCGCGCTCAGGAAGGACAGGTGAAGCAAGGGCTGCTAGGGGACTGCTGGTTCCTGTGCGCCTGCGCCGCCCTGCAGAAGAGCCAGCACCTCCTGGACCAG GTCTTTCCTCCGGGACAGCCGAGCTGGCTCGACCAGACGTACCGCGGCTCCTTCACCTGTCGAGTTTGGCAGTTTGGACGCTGGGTGGAGGTGACCATAGATGACCGTCTGCCTTGTCTTGCAGGGAGACTCTGCTTCTCCCGGTGCCAGAGGGAGGATGTGTTCTGGCTTCCCTTACTGGAGAAGGTCTACGCCAA GGTCTACGGGTCCTATGAGCACCTGTGGGCGGGACAGGTGGCTGACGCCCTGGTGGACCTCACTGGTGGCCTGGCCGAGAGGTGGAACCTGAAGGACATGGCAGGAACCAGCGGCCAGCAGGACAGGCCCAGGGGCGCGGAACGTAGGACTTGTCGGCAGCTGCTCAGCCTGAAGGACCGCTGTCTGCTGAGCTGCTCGGTTCTCAGGCCCAGAACAG GTACCAGGGCGCTGGGGGAGTTTCACGCTTTCATTGTCTCGGACCTGCGAGAGCTTCGGGGCCGGGCTGGTCAGAGCATCGTGCTGCTGCGGATTCAGAACCCCTGGGGCCGGCGCTGTTGGCAGGGGCCCTGGAGAGAGGG GGGTGAAGGGTGGAACCGGGTGGAGTCCGAGGCCCAGTCTGAGCTGCTGTCGCAGCTCCAGGAGGGGGAGTTCTGGGTGGAGGAGGACGAGTTTCTGCGGGAGTTTGACGAGGTCACCATCGGCTTCCCCATCTCGGAGGCTGGCCACCTGCAGAGTCTCTGCTCAG GAAGGGCGCTGTGCCATACTCAGGAGCTGCCCGGGGCCTGGGTCAAGGGCCAGTCAGCGGGAGGCTGCCGGAACTACAGCGGCTTCCCCAGCAACCCCAAGTTCTGGCTGCGGGTCTGCGAACCCAGCGAGGTATACATGGCCGTCCTGCAGAGACCACAGCTGCGCACGGCGGGCCGCCCAGGCAGGGACTACCAGGCCgtgggcctgcacatctggaaG GTGGAGAAGCGGCGGGTCAGCCTGCCCAAGGCCCTGTCCGCGCCCCCCGTGGCGGGCACCGCGTGCCACGCGTACGACCGCGAGGTCCATCTGCGCTGTGAGCTCGCCCCGGGCTACTACCTGGCCGTGCCCAGCACCTTCCTGAAGGACATGCCAGGGCGGTTCCTGCTCCGGGTCTTCTCCAGCGGGAGAGTCTGCCTCAG CGCCATCCAGCCGGCAGCAGCCCAGAGCGCTGCCCCCCGGGAGGCCCTGCCTGTGGGCGAGTGGGAGACCGTGAGGCTGCGGGGCTCCTGGAGAGTCGGCCGGACGGCGGGGGGCAGCCGGAACTTTGCCTCCTACCCCACCAACCCCCGCTTCCCCCTCTCGGTGCCGGAGGGCGCGGGCCCCCGCTGCGTCCGCATCACCCTGCGCCAGCACTGCCGTGACCGCGAGGTCGCCATCGGCTTCCACGTCTTCCAGGCAGGCGCCCCTGCTCCCGGGCGTCCGGGTGGGGTGAGCCGGGTCCGGGAGAGAGGCCCCCCGGGGTCTGTCCGCATCATCCAGTCACACGCAAGACTCATTTCTAGGTTTCCTAAAGTCCATAGCTCACTGGGGGTCACGGCTCAGCTCAGGCAGCCCCTCGTCCACTCGCCCGGGCTCAGAACCACTGGACACTTGTGTCCTGAGCTGCCCCCAGCATTGCACCTGCAGCCGGGAGGCCCGACAGGGCGTAGAGGGTGCCGTTGTCCGGCAGGAGCCGCCCTGAAGCCGCGTGAATCCTCCCCGCCCCAAACCCCGGGCCTGAGTCTGGAACCAGCgagggcctgggctctggggacCAGCAGGGAAGGGACGGAGGGGAGGCCCACACCCGCTGAGACGCGATGGACGGTCGCGCCACCGAGTGAGGGTCTTCTGATCAGAAAGACAagacagagctgggggtgggagctgagagCGAGGCCGAGGTGCGGGGCCGAATCTCAGGCAGTAGGAGGGTGGGGCGGCCTTCGGGAGCTCGGGGAAGTGTGCCGGTTGCCCCTGCAGAGGAGAGGCTGCCTCCCGGGCTCACGTGGGCCTGAAGCTCTACCCACGGGTGGCAGGAGACCATGGAGGCCAGGCGAGGGCCAGGGAGTCACAAACGCCGCCCCGAGCGCCTTCCCAGGCCTCAGTCAGCTCTTCCTCTCCCGGCACGTGAACGGGATGCACCTAGCGGACGTGTAG
- the CAPN10 gene encoding calpain-10 isoform X1: MRAPARELFRDAAFPASDSSLFSSFSTPLAQFREEITWRRPQEICAAPQLFADRAQEGQVKQGLLGDCWFLCACAALQKSQHLLDQVFPPGQPSWLDQTYRGSFTCRVWQFGRWVEVTIDDRLPCLAGRLCFSRCQREDVFWLPLLEKVYAKVYGSYEHLWAGQVADALVDLTGGLAERWNLKDMAGTSGQQDRPRGAERRTCRQLLSLKDRCLLSCSVLRPRTVSGVADPPVTVLGAALLRTSLIILNEDRGPEKGMTRQAWWQPSRGLNPGTRALGEFHAFIVSDLRELRGRAGQSIVLLRIQNPWGRRCWQGPWREGGEGWNRVESEAQSELLSQLQEGEFWVEEDEFLREFDEVTIGFPISEAGHLQSLCSGRALCHTQELPGAWVKGQSAGGCRNYSGFPSNPKFWLRVCEPSEVYMAVLQRPQLRTAGRPGRDYQAVGLHIWKVEKRRVSLPKALSAPPVAGTACHAYDREVHLRCELAPGYYLAVPSTFLKDMPGRFLLRVFSSGRVCLSAIQPAAAQSAAPREALPVGEWETVRLRGSWRVGRTAGGSRNFASYPTNPRFPLSVPEGAGPRCVRITLRQHCRDREVAIGFHVFQAGAPAPGRPGGVSRVRERGPPGSVRIIQSHARLISRFPKVHSSLGVTAQLRQPLVHSPGLRTTGHLCPELPPALHLQPGGPTGRRGCRCPAGAALKPRESSPPQTPGLSLEPARAWALGTSREGTEGRPTPAETRWTVAPPSEGLLIRKTRQSWGWELRARPRCGAESQAVGGWGGLRELGEVCRLPLQRRGCLPGSRGPEALPTGGRRPWRPGEGQGVTNAAPSAFPGLSQLFLSRHVNGMHLADV; encoded by the exons ATGCGGGCGCCGGCCAGGGAGCTCTTCCGGGACGCTGCCTTCCCGGCTTCTGACTCCTCGCTCTTCTCCAGCTTCTCCACGCCGCTGGCCCAGTTCCGGGAGGAAATCACGTGGAGGCGGCCCCAG gaaATCTGTGCCGCGCCCCAGCTGTTTGCAGATCGCGCTCAGGAAGGACAGGTGAAGCAAGGGCTGCTAGGGGACTGCTGGTTCCTGTGCGCCTGCGCCGCCCTGCAGAAGAGCCAGCACCTCCTGGACCAG GTCTTTCCTCCGGGACAGCCGAGCTGGCTCGACCAGACGTACCGCGGCTCCTTCACCTGTCGAGTTTGGCAGTTTGGACGCTGGGTGGAGGTGACCATAGATGACCGTCTGCCTTGTCTTGCAGGGAGACTCTGCTTCTCCCGGTGCCAGAGGGAGGATGTGTTCTGGCTTCCCTTACTGGAGAAGGTCTACGCCAA GGTCTACGGGTCCTATGAGCACCTGTGGGCGGGACAGGTGGCTGACGCCCTGGTGGACCTCACTGGTGGCCTGGCCGAGAGGTGGAACCTGAAGGACATGGCAGGAACCAGCGGCCAGCAGGACAGGCCCAGGGGCGCGGAACGTAGGACTTGTCGGCAGCTGCTCAGCCTGAAGGACCGCTGTCTGCTGAGCTGCTCGGTTCTCAGGCCCAGAACAG TTTCTGGTGTCGCAGACCCGCCCGTGACGGTGCTGGGAGCAGCCCTTTTGAGAACCTCCCTCATCATCCTCAACGAGgaccgaggcccagagaagggaatgaCTCGTCAGGCCTGGTGGCAGCCGAGCCGGGGTCTAAACCCAG GTACCAGGGCGCTGGGGGAGTTTCACGCTTTCATTGTCTCGGACCTGCGAGAGCTTCGGGGCCGGGCTGGTCAGAGCATCGTGCTGCTGCGGATTCAGAACCCCTGGGGCCGGCGCTGTTGGCAGGGGCCCTGGAGAGAGGG GGGTGAAGGGTGGAACCGGGTGGAGTCCGAGGCCCAGTCTGAGCTGCTGTCGCAGCTCCAGGAGGGGGAGTTCTGGGTGGAGGAGGACGAGTTTCTGCGGGAGTTTGACGAGGTCACCATCGGCTTCCCCATCTCGGAGGCTGGCCACCTGCAGAGTCTCTGCTCAG GAAGGGCGCTGTGCCATACTCAGGAGCTGCCCGGGGCCTGGGTCAAGGGCCAGTCAGCGGGAGGCTGCCGGAACTACAGCGGCTTCCCCAGCAACCCCAAGTTCTGGCTGCGGGTCTGCGAACCCAGCGAGGTATACATGGCCGTCCTGCAGAGACCACAGCTGCGCACGGCGGGCCGCCCAGGCAGGGACTACCAGGCCgtgggcctgcacatctggaaG GTGGAGAAGCGGCGGGTCAGCCTGCCCAAGGCCCTGTCCGCGCCCCCCGTGGCGGGCACCGCGTGCCACGCGTACGACCGCGAGGTCCATCTGCGCTGTGAGCTCGCCCCGGGCTACTACCTGGCCGTGCCCAGCACCTTCCTGAAGGACATGCCAGGGCGGTTCCTGCTCCGGGTCTTCTCCAGCGGGAGAGTCTGCCTCAG CGCCATCCAGCCGGCAGCAGCCCAGAGCGCTGCCCCCCGGGAGGCCCTGCCTGTGGGCGAGTGGGAGACCGTGAGGCTGCGGGGCTCCTGGAGAGTCGGCCGGACGGCGGGGGGCAGCCGGAACTTTGCCTCCTACCCCACCAACCCCCGCTTCCCCCTCTCGGTGCCGGAGGGCGCGGGCCCCCGCTGCGTCCGCATCACCCTGCGCCAGCACTGCCGTGACCGCGAGGTCGCCATCGGCTTCCACGTCTTCCAGGCAGGCGCCCCTGCTCCCGGGCGTCCGGGTGGGGTGAGCCGGGTCCGGGAGAGAGGCCCCCCGGGGTCTGTCCGCATCATCCAGTCACACGCAAGACTCATTTCTAGGTTTCCTAAAGTCCATAGCTCACTGGGGGTCACGGCTCAGCTCAGGCAGCCCCTCGTCCACTCGCCCGGGCTCAGAACCACTGGACACTTGTGTCCTGAGCTGCCCCCAGCATTGCACCTGCAGCCGGGAGGCCCGACAGGGCGTAGAGGGTGCCGTTGTCCGGCAGGAGCCGCCCTGAAGCCGCGTGAATCCTCCCCGCCCCAAACCCCGGGCCTGAGTCTGGAACCAGCgagggcctgggctctggggacCAGCAGGGAAGGGACGGAGGGGAGGCCCACACCCGCTGAGACGCGATGGACGGTCGCGCCACCGAGTGAGGGTCTTCTGATCAGAAAGACAagacagagctgggggtgggagctgagagCGAGGCCGAGGTGCGGGGCCGAATCTCAGGCAGTAGGAGGGTGGGGCGGCCTTCGGGAGCTCGGGGAAGTGTGCCGGTTGCCCCTGCAGAGGAGAGGCTGCCTCCCGGGCTCACGTGGGCCTGAAGCTCTACCCACGGGTGGCAGGAGACCATGGAGGCCAGGCGAGGGCCAGGGAGTCACAAACGCCGCCCCGAGCGCCTTCCCAGGCCTCAGTCAGCTCTTCCTCTCCCGGCACGTGAACGGGATGCACCTAGCGGACGTGTAG
- the CAPN10 gene encoding calpain-10 isoform X4, with protein sequence MLPKVSELRSGRGNLCRAPAVCRSRSGRTGEARAARGLLVPVRLRRPAEEPAPPGPGRLCFSRCQREDVFWLPLLEKVYAKVYGSYEHLWAGQVADALVDLTGGLAERWNLKDMAGTSGQQDRPRGAERRTCRQLLSLKDRCLLSCSVLRPRTVSGVADPPVTVLGAALLRTSLIILNEDRGPEKGMTRQAWWQPSRGLNPGTRALGEFHAFIVSDLRELRGRAGQSIVLLRIQNPWGRRCWQGPWREGGEGWNRVESEAQSELLSQLQEGEFWVEEDEFLREFDEVTIGFPISEAGHLQSLCSGRALCHTQELPGAWVKGQSAGGCRNYSGFPSNPKFWLRVCEPSEVYMAVLQRPQLRTAGRPGRDYQAVGLHIWKVEKRRVSLPKALSAPPVAGTACHAYDREVHLRCELAPGYYLAVPSTFLKDMPGRFLLRVFSSGRVCLSAIQPAAAQSAAPREALPVGEWETVRLRGSWRVGRTAGGSRNFASYPTNPRFPLSVPEGAGPRCVRITLRQHCRDREVAIGFHVFQAGAPAPGRPGGVSRVRERGPPGSVRIIQSHARLISRFPKVHSSLGVTAQLRQPLVHSPGLRTTGHLCPELPPALHLQPGGPTGRRGCRCPAGAALKPRESSPPQTPGLSLEPARAWALGTSREGTEGRPTPAETRWTVAPPSEGLLIRKTRQSWGWELRARPRCGAESQAVGGWGGLRELGEVCRLPLQRRGCLPGSRGPEALPTGGRRPWRPGEGQGVTNAAPSAFPGLSQLFLSRHVNGMHLADV encoded by the exons ATGTTGCCCAAGGTCTCAGAACTAAGAAGTGGCAGAG gaaATCTGTGCCGCGCCCCAGCTGTTTGCAGATCGCGCTCAGGAAGGACAGGTGAAGCAAGGGCTGCTAGGGGACTGCTGGTTCCTGTGCGCCTGCGCCGCCCTGCAGAAGAGCCAGCACCTCCTGGACCAG GGAGACTCTGCTTCTCCCGGTGCCAGAGGGAGGATGTGTTCTGGCTTCCCTTACTGGAGAAGGTCTACGCCAA GGTCTACGGGTCCTATGAGCACCTGTGGGCGGGACAGGTGGCTGACGCCCTGGTGGACCTCACTGGTGGCCTGGCCGAGAGGTGGAACCTGAAGGACATGGCAGGAACCAGCGGCCAGCAGGACAGGCCCAGGGGCGCGGAACGTAGGACTTGTCGGCAGCTGCTCAGCCTGAAGGACCGCTGTCTGCTGAGCTGCTCGGTTCTCAGGCCCAGAACAG TTTCTGGTGTCGCAGACCCGCCCGTGACGGTGCTGGGAGCAGCCCTTTTGAGAACCTCCCTCATCATCCTCAACGAGgaccgaggcccagagaagggaatgaCTCGTCAGGCCTGGTGGCAGCCGAGCCGGGGTCTAAACCCAG GTACCAGGGCGCTGGGGGAGTTTCACGCTTTCATTGTCTCGGACCTGCGAGAGCTTCGGGGCCGGGCTGGTCAGAGCATCGTGCTGCTGCGGATTCAGAACCCCTGGGGCCGGCGCTGTTGGCAGGGGCCCTGGAGAGAGGG GGGTGAAGGGTGGAACCGGGTGGAGTCCGAGGCCCAGTCTGAGCTGCTGTCGCAGCTCCAGGAGGGGGAGTTCTGGGTGGAGGAGGACGAGTTTCTGCGGGAGTTTGACGAGGTCACCATCGGCTTCCCCATCTCGGAGGCTGGCCACCTGCAGAGTCTCTGCTCAG GAAGGGCGCTGTGCCATACTCAGGAGCTGCCCGGGGCCTGGGTCAAGGGCCAGTCAGCGGGAGGCTGCCGGAACTACAGCGGCTTCCCCAGCAACCCCAAGTTCTGGCTGCGGGTCTGCGAACCCAGCGAGGTATACATGGCCGTCCTGCAGAGACCACAGCTGCGCACGGCGGGCCGCCCAGGCAGGGACTACCAGGCCgtgggcctgcacatctggaaG GTGGAGAAGCGGCGGGTCAGCCTGCCCAAGGCCCTGTCCGCGCCCCCCGTGGCGGGCACCGCGTGCCACGCGTACGACCGCGAGGTCCATCTGCGCTGTGAGCTCGCCCCGGGCTACTACCTGGCCGTGCCCAGCACCTTCCTGAAGGACATGCCAGGGCGGTTCCTGCTCCGGGTCTTCTCCAGCGGGAGAGTCTGCCTCAG CGCCATCCAGCCGGCAGCAGCCCAGAGCGCTGCCCCCCGGGAGGCCCTGCCTGTGGGCGAGTGGGAGACCGTGAGGCTGCGGGGCTCCTGGAGAGTCGGCCGGACGGCGGGGGGCAGCCGGAACTTTGCCTCCTACCCCACCAACCCCCGCTTCCCCCTCTCGGTGCCGGAGGGCGCGGGCCCCCGCTGCGTCCGCATCACCCTGCGCCAGCACTGCCGTGACCGCGAGGTCGCCATCGGCTTCCACGTCTTCCAGGCAGGCGCCCCTGCTCCCGGGCGTCCGGGTGGGGTGAGCCGGGTCCGGGAGAGAGGCCCCCCGGGGTCTGTCCGCATCATCCAGTCACACGCAAGACTCATTTCTAGGTTTCCTAAAGTCCATAGCTCACTGGGGGTCACGGCTCAGCTCAGGCAGCCCCTCGTCCACTCGCCCGGGCTCAGAACCACTGGACACTTGTGTCCTGAGCTGCCCCCAGCATTGCACCTGCAGCCGGGAGGCCCGACAGGGCGTAGAGGGTGCCGTTGTCCGGCAGGAGCCGCCCTGAAGCCGCGTGAATCCTCCCCGCCCCAAACCCCGGGCCTGAGTCTGGAACCAGCgagggcctgggctctggggacCAGCAGGGAAGGGACGGAGGGGAGGCCCACACCCGCTGAGACGCGATGGACGGTCGCGCCACCGAGTGAGGGTCTTCTGATCAGAAAGACAagacagagctgggggtgggagctgagagCGAGGCCGAGGTGCGGGGCCGAATCTCAGGCAGTAGGAGGGTGGGGCGGCCTTCGGGAGCTCGGGGAAGTGTGCCGGTTGCCCCTGCAGAGGAGAGGCTGCCTCCCGGGCTCACGTGGGCCTGAAGCTCTACCCACGGGTGGCAGGAGACCATGGAGGCCAGGCGAGGGCCAGGGAGTCACAAACGCCGCCCCGAGCGCCTTCCCAGGCCTCAGTCAGCTCTTCCTCTCCCGGCACGTGAACGGGATGCACCTAGCGGACGTGTAG